A single genomic interval of Stieleria maiorica harbors:
- a CDS encoding DUF7133 domain-containing protein has product MTPMKPFLALTTAALLCAATHVSAQSAKESDYYTITTFETPIGEVIEACGFQLMPDGSMAVCSRRGDIFRIADPLAETVTADQFSFFARGLHEPLSLAWREGWLYATQRCEVTRMRDEDGDGAADVFETVADGWGVSTDYHEYAFGSKFDEDGNMAVTLCLTGSFNSNVPYRGWAMKITPDGKTLPMTSGVRSPAGIGADAQGRWYYTDNQGPWNGTCALKPLRQGRFVGHPGGFRWYADAESTMGPKPVEPESGSRLHIEADRIDELDMPTVLFPYTKMGKSASGIACDTTDGKFGPFKNQLFVADQSASTIMRVFLEEVDGHVQGVCFPFRSGFASGNVGVEMTPGGSLFVGGTNRGWGSVGPRPFAIERLDWTGKTPFEILAIRLQNDGFELEFTQAVDPNSVSDPALYQLQTYTYEYRSEYGSPEVDHTQPTIRSATVSEDRMKVRLVVDGLQRGHVHEFLCDKIKNADGQPLLHPQAYYTASYLAK; this is encoded by the coding sequence ATGACCCCCATGAAACCCTTTCTCGCACTGACCACCGCGGCGCTCCTGTGCGCCGCCACACACGTATCGGCCCAATCCGCCAAAGAATCGGATTACTACACCATCACGACGTTCGAAACCCCGATCGGCGAGGTGATCGAAGCGTGCGGATTCCAGCTGATGCCCGACGGATCGATGGCCGTGTGCAGTCGTCGTGGTGATATCTTTCGCATCGCCGACCCGCTGGCCGAGACCGTCACTGCCGACCAGTTTTCGTTTTTCGCACGCGGATTGCACGAACCGCTCAGCCTGGCCTGGCGCGAGGGCTGGCTGTACGCGACGCAACGCTGTGAAGTCACCCGGATGCGTGATGAAGACGGCGACGGCGCAGCCGACGTGTTTGAAACCGTGGCCGACGGCTGGGGCGTGTCGACCGATTACCACGAATACGCGTTCGGATCCAAGTTCGACGAAGACGGCAACATGGCCGTCACGTTGTGCTTGACCGGTTCGTTCAACAGCAACGTGCCGTACCGTGGCTGGGCGATGAAGATCACGCCCGACGGCAAGACGTTGCCGATGACCAGTGGCGTGCGTTCCCCGGCCGGCATCGGCGCCGATGCCCAAGGGCGCTGGTATTACACCGACAACCAAGGGCCATGGAACGGCACCTGCGCCCTGAAACCGTTGCGACAAGGACGGTTCGTCGGACACCCCGGCGGGTTCAGATGGTACGCCGACGCCGAATCGACGATGGGACCAAAACCGGTCGAACCGGAGAGCGGTTCGCGATTGCATATCGAAGCCGATCGGATCGACGAACTGGACATGCCGACCGTGCTGTTCCCCTACACCAAGATGGGCAAAAGCGCCTCGGGGATCGCTTGTGACACCACCGACGGCAAGTTCGGCCCGTTCAAGAATCAACTGTTCGTTGCCGACCAATCGGCCAGCACCATCATGCGTGTCTTCTTGGAAGAAGTCGACGGTCATGTCCAAGGCGTTTGCTTTCCGTTTCGATCGGGGTTCGCCTCGGGGAACGTCGGCGTGGAGATGACGCCAGGCGGGTCATTGTTTGTCGGCGGGACCAACCGCGGCTGGGGCTCGGTCGGACCGCGACCGTTTGCGATCGAACGCCTCGATTGGACCGGAAAGACGCCCTTCGAAATCCTGGCGATCCGCTTGCAAAACGATGGCTTTGAGCTCGAGTTCACTCAGGCCGTCGATCCGAATTCGGTTTCCGACCCGGCGCTCTATCAATTGCAAACTTACACGTACGAGTATCGCTCGGAATACGGCAGCCCCGAAGTCGACCACACGCAGCCGACGATTCGATCAGCGACCGTGTCCGAGGATCGCATGAAAGTACGCCTGGTCGTCGATGGACTGCAACGCGGACACGTCCACGAGTTTTTGTGCGACAAGATTAAGAACGCCGATGGGCAACCCTTGCTGCATCCCCAGGCGTATTACACGGCGAGCTATCTGGCCAAGTAG
- a CDS encoding RNA polymerase sigma factor: MGAKRESEESELIDRALAGDRSAFADLVRQNQERLFASMLQVTGSPEEAEEASQEAFIRAFVKLDTFQRNSQFFTWVYRIAFNSALTMRRKKKARVSLDQLREESGLEMGGNDDAVDEPMLRDERVDLVRRAIDTLTDEHRKILVLREMDEFAYEEIAEVLEISIGTVRSRLSRARRQLKLAIEAIEKTQ; encoded by the coding sequence TTGGGCGCGAAGCGAGAATCTGAAGAGTCCGAACTGATCGATCGGGCACTCGCTGGCGACCGTTCGGCGTTCGCGGACTTGGTGCGTCAAAACCAGGAACGCCTGTTCGCTTCGATGCTGCAGGTGACCGGGTCGCCGGAAGAGGCCGAGGAGGCGTCGCAGGAAGCCTTCATCCGAGCGTTCGTCAAACTGGACACGTTCCAACGCAACAGCCAATTCTTCACCTGGGTCTATCGGATCGCGTTCAACAGTGCGCTGACGATGCGCCGCAAGAAGAAGGCACGTGTTTCCCTGGACCAGCTTCGTGAAGAAAGCGGGTTGGAAATGGGGGGCAATGATGATGCCGTTGACGAACCGATGCTGCGCGATGAACGCGTCGATCTGGTCCGCCGTGCGATCGACACGTTGACCGACGAGCATCGGAAGATTCTGGTGCTCCGCGAGATGGACGAGTTCGCGTATGAAGAGATTGCAGAAGTCCTGGAGATCTCGATCGGCACCGTCCGCAGTCGACTCAGCCGCGCCCGACGTCAATTGAAGCTTGCCATCGAAGCGATCGAAAAGACGCAGTGA
- a CDS encoding Hsp20/alpha crystallin family protein, with the protein MRMVFPSPASGRLMDELATDVGTLVESFFGEATDRGRAARQNRMPVPMDIDETDDAYQVTLDVPGVPIESIAIDVHENTLTISGQRVSGANAKSDEEAAENGSAAENNEGAASTVKRHRRERPSGKFERKLELPLAIESDAVTANLSDGVLVVWLPKADPEKGKRRIPVTKR; encoded by the coding sequence ATGCGTATGGTTTTTCCGTCCCCCGCGTCGGGACGTTTGATGGATGAATTGGCCACGGATGTGGGAACACTCGTCGAATCCTTTTTCGGTGAGGCAACCGATCGGGGGCGTGCGGCGCGTCAGAATCGGATGCCGGTCCCGATGGACATCGATGAAACCGACGATGCCTATCAGGTGACGCTGGACGTGCCGGGTGTGCCGATCGAATCGATTGCAATCGATGTGCACGAGAACACGTTGACGATTTCCGGACAACGCGTGTCGGGTGCGAATGCCAAGTCCGATGAAGAAGCAGCGGAAAACGGCTCCGCCGCCGAAAACAATGAAGGTGCGGCGTCGACGGTCAAGCGTCATCGACGGGAACGCCCCAGCGGCAAATTCGAGCGGAAGCTGGAATTGCCGTTGGCGATCGAATCCGATGCGGTCACCGCGAACCTTTCCGACGGCGTGTTGGTCGTCTGGCTACCAAAGGCGGACCCCGAAAAAGGCAAACGCCGAATTCCGGTGACGAAGCGATAA
- a CDS encoding redoxin domain-containing protein yields MMKLQKRIPLSAACFALLLGSLVQPSPADEPVASPALGKRLTRIDLDGHRGRRWQLEDFQQDSHLVVAFLGTECPLAKLYAVRLQSMHKTLADKGVRVIGVMSNRHDSLLDISAFAQRQSLTFPIVKDAGGRLADDLGATRTPEVFVFDDQRRLRYRGRVDDQYGIGYVRDNPRRNDLREAIDELLAGTEVSVPRTEAVGCIIGRKKDVQTDAAVTYGGQIAAILNRHCVECHREGEIAPFALTEYEEVAGWADMIAEVVRDQRMPPWHADPEHGKFANARRLSDEEKQLLYDWAQAGAPAGDLSNLPVPPAKVAGWQLPRQPDLVFNVSSQPFEVPAEGAVRYQYFRVDPKLDHDVWVEAAELKPGNRSVVHHILAFAVPKGQRRGLDGARGFLVGYVPGARVEPWPAGHAKRIPAGSELIFQVHYTPIGTAATDQSELGICLVDEATVTHEIVTTSAVQTRFAIPPGDADHPVAAVSPEFPADAKLLSMSPHMHVRGKSFEYAIKSTSEVLLSIPHYDFNWQTTYVLKQPLPLEAGDRIECRAVFDNSAANLNNPDPSKTVKWGDQTWDEMMIGYYHLSVPRDRDDSGPTTAERRRAAVERAVRLATFDRIDRDKDGKLTKAQTPRKLHKVFDDLDADGDGVLTRQEAETQ; encoded by the coding sequence ATGATGAAGCTCCAAAAACGAATCCCATTATCCGCGGCCTGTTTCGCTTTGTTGCTCGGGTCATTGGTCCAGCCTTCACCGGCCGATGAACCCGTCGCCTCGCCCGCACTGGGCAAGCGTTTGACCCGCATCGATCTGGATGGCCATCGCGGCCGGCGCTGGCAGCTTGAGGATTTCCAGCAGGATTCCCATTTGGTCGTGGCGTTTCTGGGAACCGAATGTCCGCTGGCAAAGCTCTACGCCGTCCGGTTGCAATCGATGCACAAAACGCTCGCCGACAAGGGTGTCCGTGTGATCGGTGTGATGAGCAACCGACACGATTCGCTGTTGGACATCAGCGCGTTTGCGCAGCGACAAAGCCTGACCTTCCCGATCGTCAAAGACGCCGGTGGTCGACTGGCTGACGACCTCGGTGCGACGCGTACGCCCGAAGTGTTTGTGTTTGACGACCAGCGTCGACTGCGCTATCGGGGCCGTGTCGATGATCAGTATGGAATCGGATATGTCCGCGACAATCCACGTCGCAACGACCTGCGTGAAGCGATCGACGAGTTGCTGGCCGGCACAGAGGTTTCTGTTCCCCGGACCGAGGCGGTGGGCTGCATCATCGGTCGCAAGAAAGACGTCCAGACCGATGCGGCGGTAACCTACGGCGGGCAAATCGCAGCGATCCTCAACCGCCACTGTGTCGAGTGTCATCGCGAGGGCGAGATCGCCCCGTTTGCATTGACCGAGTACGAAGAGGTCGCCGGTTGGGCCGACATGATCGCCGAAGTCGTCCGCGACCAACGCATGCCGCCCTGGCACGCCGATCCCGAACACGGCAAATTTGCCAATGCCCGACGTCTGAGCGACGAGGAGAAGCAGTTGCTCTATGACTGGGCCCAGGCCGGTGCGCCGGCCGGCGACTTGAGCAACCTGCCGGTGCCGCCGGCCAAGGTCGCGGGCTGGCAATTGCCGCGCCAGCCCGACTTGGTGTTCAACGTCAGCTCCCAGCCGTTCGAAGTCCCCGCCGAGGGCGCCGTGCGCTATCAATACTTTCGGGTCGATCCGAAGTTGGATCACGACGTCTGGGTCGAAGCGGCCGAACTGAAGCCGGGCAACCGAAGCGTCGTCCATCACATCCTGGCGTTCGCGGTACCCAAAGGCCAACGCCGTGGGTTGGACGGCGCCCGCGGGTTCTTGGTCGGCTACGTTCCCGGGGCACGCGTCGAACCCTGGCCGGCCGGGCATGCCAAACGAATCCCCGCCGGCAGCGAGCTGATCTTTCAGGTTCACTACACACCGATCGGAACAGCGGCAACCGATCAAAGCGAACTTGGAATCTGTCTGGTCGATGAAGCGACGGTCACGCACGAGATCGTGACCACCAGCGCTGTCCAAACACGATTTGCCATTCCACCGGGCGATGCGGATCATCCCGTCGCAGCGGTCAGTCCCGAATTCCCTGCCGATGCGAAATTGTTAAGCATGAGTCCGCACATGCACGTCCGCGGCAAGTCGTTCGAGTATGCGATCAAGTCCACCTCCGAAGTCTTGTTGTCGATCCCGCACTATGACTTCAATTGGCAAACCACCTATGTCCTCAAGCAGCCGTTGCCGTTGGAGGCCGGTGATCGAATCGAGTGCCGGGCAGTGTTTGACAACAGCGCCGCAAACCTGAACAACCCCGATCCATCGAAGACGGTGAAGTGGGGAGATCAGACTTGGGACGAAATGATGATCGGCTATTACCACTTGTCGGTTCCCCGCGACCGCGACGATTCCGGCCCCACGACGGCCGAACGACGTCGGGCGGCGGTCGAGCGCGCCGTCCGACTCGCGACCTTCGATCGCATCGATCGCGACAAAGACGGCAAGCTGACCAAGGCCCAAACGCCACGCAAGCTGCATAAGGTTTTTGACGACCTGGACGCCGACGGCGATGGCGTGCTGACCCGCCAAGAAGCCGAAACGCAGTGA
- a CDS encoding fructosamine kinase family protein, with amino-acid sequence MLADTLSELLDTPLDVVDQRPLGGGCISEASVVTVRWDNPQSWQLSGNLPAAEPQTQLLIKRNSADMVSNFRCEARGLQALADVNAIRVPRVFATDVVEGQAYLAMEFIPNAAPRSSSQAFSEFGRQLARLHRASIGDSVGWPEDNYLGSAEQPNGACGSWAEFFATRRIGFQIRWATDQGLADATLKSDCQRIIDRMEDLLSGREETLSLLHGDLWSGNYLFDTAGQPALIDPAVYRGCREAEWGMIKWFGSCPDEFEQAYVSEWPMADGWRRRVAVYMLYHQLNHLNLFGSSYASTCRRTAEAVLK; translated from the coding sequence ATGCTTGCAGACACCCTGTCTGAATTACTCGACACGCCACTGGACGTCGTCGACCAGCGTCCACTCGGCGGAGGTTGCATCAGCGAAGCCTCCGTCGTGACGGTTCGCTGGGATAACCCGCAATCTTGGCAACTCTCCGGAAATCTCCCCGCGGCCGAGCCACAAACTCAGCTGCTGATCAAACGCAATTCGGCGGACATGGTTTCGAATTTTCGCTGCGAAGCCCGCGGATTGCAGGCATTGGCCGACGTAAACGCGATCCGCGTCCCCAGGGTTTTCGCCACCGATGTCGTGGAGGGACAGGCGTATTTGGCGATGGAATTCATTCCCAACGCCGCCCCACGATCATCGTCCCAGGCGTTCAGCGAATTCGGGCGACAGCTGGCCCGGCTGCACCGCGCGAGCATCGGCGATTCCGTGGGTTGGCCCGAGGACAATTACCTCGGGTCGGCCGAGCAACCCAATGGGGCCTGCGGTTCGTGGGCGGAGTTCTTCGCCACGCGACGCATCGGGTTCCAGATCCGTTGGGCCACCGACCAGGGGCTGGCCGATGCGACGTTGAAGTCCGATTGCCAGCGGATCATCGACCGGATGGAGGACCTGCTGTCAGGGCGGGAGGAGACGTTGTCGCTGTTGCACGGGGACCTGTGGAGCGGCAACTATTTGTTCGACACCGCGGGTCAACCCGCGTTGATCGACCCGGCGGTGTATCGGGGATGTCGCGAGGCCGAGTGGGGCATGATCAAGTGGTTTGGCAGTTGCCCTGACGAATTCGAACAGGCTTACGTCAGCGAGTGGCCGATGGCGGACGGCTGGCGACGGCGGGTCGCCGTCTACATGCTGTACCACCAGCTGAACCATTTAAATCTATTTGGCTCGTCGTATGCGAGTACGTGCCGCCGGACGGCCGAGGCGGTGTTGAAGTAG
- the aroB gene encoding 3-dehydroquinate synthase has translation MNSELASDPGESTVSVDLGDRSYPIHIATGATGRFAAAFARSLGDVSHVLLIYDAAVEPWAEALAAQIRVESTRVDAAAVPSGEPSKSIAQFGQLLDWMLDRGADRRSVVVAVGGGVIGDLAGFVAASFARGIRFVQVPTTLLAMVDSSVGGKTGINLSGAKNMVGAFWQPELVWIDTLAMKTLPDRSYLSGLAEVVKYGVIDDAVFFDYLESNAKALVERDPEVLRYAIRQSCLAKARVVGEDERETSGRRAILNYGHTFAHAIEATAGYGTLLHGEAVSIGMQMAASLAIRLGRCDAGVLERQTEVLQACRLPITFPEADVAAMLPVMMRDKKVAHGKLRFILPTKIGHVELVGDVDPAEVETAIRAHC, from the coding sequence ATGAATTCAGAGCTTGCCAGCGATCCCGGTGAAAGCACCGTTTCAGTCGACTTGGGTGATCGTAGTTATCCAATTCATATTGCCACAGGGGCAACCGGGCGATTTGCCGCTGCGTTTGCCAGATCGCTGGGCGATGTCAGTCACGTGCTGCTGATCTACGATGCCGCCGTCGAACCTTGGGCCGAGGCGTTGGCCGCGCAAATCCGCGTTGAATCCACCCGGGTCGACGCCGCGGCGGTGCCCTCGGGCGAGCCCAGCAAGTCGATCGCCCAGTTCGGCCAGCTGTTGGATTGGATGCTCGACCGGGGGGCGGATCGACGCAGCGTCGTCGTTGCCGTCGGCGGCGGGGTGATCGGCGACCTGGCCGGATTTGTCGCCGCATCGTTCGCCCGTGGAATCCGCTTCGTCCAAGTCCCGACGACGTTGCTGGCGATGGTCGACAGCAGCGTCGGCGGAAAGACGGGCATCAACCTGTCCGGGGCCAAGAACATGGTCGGTGCGTTCTGGCAACCCGAACTGGTTTGGATCGATACGCTGGCGATGAAGACCCTGCCAGACCGCAGCTACTTGAGCGGACTGGCCGAAGTCGTCAAGTACGGCGTGATCGACGATGCCGTCTTCTTTGACTACTTGGAATCCAACGCGAAGGCGCTCGTCGAACGTGATCCCGAGGTGTTGCGGTATGCGATCCGGCAGAGCTGTTTGGCCAAGGCTCGCGTCGTCGGCGAAGACGAACGTGAAACCAGCGGCCGTCGTGCGATCCTGAATTATGGACACACCTTCGCCCACGCCATCGAAGCGACAGCCGGGTATGGAACCCTGCTGCACGGCGAAGCCGTTTCGATCGGCATGCAAATGGCCGCCTCGCTGGCGATCCGGTTGGGCCGCTGCGATGCGGGGGTGCTGGAGCGTCAAACCGAGGTGCTGCAGGCTTGCCGGCTGCCGATCACGTTCCCCGAAGCCGACGTCGCCGCCATGCTGCCGGTGATGATGCGCGACAAGAAAGTCGCCCACGGAAAATTGCGTTTCATTTTGCCGACCAAGATCGGGCACGTGGAATTGGTCGGCGACGTCGATCCCGCCGAAGTCGAAACGGCAATCCGGGCGCATTGTTAG